A single window of Dysgonomonadaceae bacterium PH5-43 DNA harbors:
- a CDS encoding phosphoribosyl 1,2-cyclic phosphodiesterase (product_source=COG1235; cath_funfam=3.60.15.10; cog=COG1235; pfam=PF12706; superfamily=56281) has protein sequence MAFKFLSLASGSSGNCYYLGTDNYGILLDAGISLRTIKKALKDNNIGLEEIMAVFITHDHADHIKAVGSLGEKYGIPIFATESVHKGIDNSRFVDEKLYTSRRIIEKEQPVLVRDFKITAFDVPHDASDCVGYLVQYKEHKCVLATDIGRITDKVAEYIRIANHLVIESNYDKEMLIRGNYPEFLKERITNGHGHLCNNETASFLAANFDLHMKNIWLCHLSKDNNHPDLAYKTVEMAFGEYGIRIGADVNLTALKRTTPSELYILE, from the coding sequence ATGGCATTCAAATTCTTAAGTCTTGCAAGTGGAAGTAGTGGTAACTGTTATTATCTGGGAACGGATAATTACGGCATATTATTAGATGCAGGAATAAGTCTTCGAACCATTAAAAAAGCTCTGAAAGACAACAACATAGGTTTAGAAGAGATAATGGCGGTATTCATTACTCACGATCACGCCGACCACATAAAAGCCGTTGGAAGTCTTGGTGAGAAATACGGCATTCCTATTTTCGCCACCGAATCGGTTCATAAAGGGATAGACAACAGTCGTTTTGTTGACGAAAAACTTTATACCTCAAGAAGAATAATAGAGAAAGAACAACCCGTTTTGGTTCGCGATTTTAAGATAACAGCTTTCGATGTACCACACGATGCCAGCGACTGTGTAGGCTATCTCGTTCAATACAAAGAACATAAATGTGTGCTTGCCACCGACATAGGGAGAATTACCGACAAGGTTGCCGAATACATTCGCATAGCAAACCACCTTGTAATAGAATCTAATTACGACAAAGAGATGCTAATAAGGGGCAACTATCCTGAGTTTCTTAAAGAAAGAATTACGAATGGGCACGGTCACTTGTGCAACAACGAAACGGCAAGTTTTCTTGCTGCTAACTTCGATTTACATATGAAGAACATTTGGCTTTGCCACTTAAGCAAAGACAATAACCACCCCGATCTTGCCTATAAAACTGTAGAAATGGCATTCGGAGAGTATGGCATACGCATAGGAGCCGATGTAAACCTCACTGCTCTAAAAAGAACAACCCCTTCCGAACTTTATATTTTGGAGTAA
- a CDS encoding hypothetical protein (product_source=Hypo-rule applied; cleavage_site_network=SignalP-noTM; pfam=PF18962; tigrfam=TIGR04183), producing the protein MIIMKKIHLIVLVLSVLCSVSLSAQDKVTVKAKVNQADELEVDATGEPVSVGDDSVFLIKGGTSPYGSPKWEVVTGEEGKTHKVTVSDSNNCSATILVNVDGFSDVEEISFEESVNAYPNPTTDIVNIPTPSNEESVAIYIINAEGRVLFKKSIKPTGSTYTLTLASCPSGRYFIQVVGEATKTYSIIKK; encoded by the coding sequence ATGATTATCATGAAAAAAATTCATCTTATTGTTTTAGTTTTATCTGTTCTTTGTTCTGTTAGCCTATCAGCGCAAGATAAAGTAACTGTTAAAGCTAAGGTAAATCAGGCTGATGAATTAGAGGTTGATGCAACCGGCGAACCCGTTTCTGTTGGAGACGACAGTGTTTTTCTTATTAAAGGAGGAACATCTCCTTACGGTTCTCCGAAGTGGGAAGTAGTAACTGGCGAAGAAGGCAAAACGCACAAAGTTACAGTATCAGACAGTAATAATTGTAGTGCTACAATTTTGGTAAATGTAGACGGCTTTTCAGATGTAGAAGAAATATCATTTGAAGAATCTGTTAATGCTTATCCAAATCCGACTACAGATATTGTAAATATACCTACTCCAAGCAATGAAGAGAGTGTAGCAATATACATCATTAATGCAGAAGGACGTGTTTTATTCAAGAAAAGCATTAAACCTACAGGTTCTACCTATACATTAACATTAGCTTCTTGCCCATCAGGAAGATATTTTATTCAGGTAGTGGGTGAAGCTACTAAAACATATTCCATAATTAAAAAATAA
- a CDS encoding hypothetical protein (product_source=Hypo-rule applied; cath_funfam=2.60.120.260; cleavage_site_network=SignalP-noTM; pfam=PF00754,PF11958,PF16871; superfamily=49785,89260; transmembrane_helix_parts=Inside_1_4,TMhelix_5_27,Outside_28_703), whose amino-acid sequence MKKIIYTILIAFVSCIGVQAQTVISAAQNDSIFIELDGYKQGAINWYRSSNLSSWINISNQKDKEKFSYKLTTPLYFRARIADGTCEPIYSDTIQANISQSFKVFGGHGYCEIAPFVASSGIAMYENGALNSWGYTNMKAVWFIYQKPGTYNVKGAMKGTTGAKYNFKMNVSPSYSGLDFETTDFPIAYTATANATDTVDLFTVKINKTGYYRYEMSVTEGNVYNFSLYSFLFNTSRAPGESPAANTTKYLSSPSVHLSFSTTENTTKTYDWLYEEIVVPEGYDPTASYYMSLGFYAGYMGIQTNSDTERRVLFSVWDIVDTDKWPNAPKEALVSLVDKAEYTQANGFGNEGTGGQSYVGKGDVNTWKTGKPVKFLMNNRRVEGIISPETIKDVANKGDSIKHSIISAWYDAGEGWRYIASWRTPRKPNDKVTFDGFYSFLENYGFRNGQIPRKAYYYNAYAKELGIDGEWKHLNKVSYSNTDGAEGQRIDFEQGVAPEDPTKFYMLSGGYGKTVKQAKNTVDYVPVQNFETLKNLDLTPFAERVTQALETEALRNNLTFIDKSEWKVTAKSSEETTGESSGANGLAKYIIDGNDDTYWHSQWQGATAQFPHWFEIDMAEERDIRGFKFLSSVGESRYPKNTIIKMKANTGDAWTTVWEGTMPLSPELLILDTPVTGYRYMRLEITNGYSGGTFTRLNEIYAF is encoded by the coding sequence ATGAAGAAAATAATTTATACCATATTAATAGCGTTTGTATCTTGTATTGGCGTGCAAGCACAAACTGTTATAAGTGCAGCGCAAAATGATTCTATATTTATAGAACTTGATGGATATAAACAAGGAGCAATAAACTGGTATAGGAGTTCAAATTTGTCAAGTTGGATAAATATTTCTAATCAAAAAGATAAAGAAAAGTTTTCTTATAAACTTACAACTCCTTTGTATTTCAGAGCGAGAATAGCCGATGGAACTTGCGAGCCAATCTATTCAGACACTATTCAGGCTAACATATCTCAGTCGTTCAAGGTATTTGGAGGTCATGGATATTGCGAAATAGCTCCTTTTGTAGCTTCTTCTGGTATTGCAATGTATGAAAATGGAGCTTTAAACTCGTGGGGTTATACAAATATGAAAGCTGTTTGGTTTATATATCAGAAACCCGGAACATATAATGTAAAAGGTGCTATGAAAGGTACTACCGGTGCTAAATATAATTTTAAGATGAATGTTTCACCATCTTATAGCGGACTTGATTTTGAAACAACAGACTTCCCCATTGCTTACACTGCAACAGCTAATGCCACAGATACAGTAGATCTTTTCACTGTTAAAATAAACAAAACAGGATACTATCGTTATGAAATGTCGGTTACAGAAGGTAATGTTTATAACTTTAGTTTATACTCATTTTTATTTAATACCAGTAGAGCTCCGGGCGAAAGTCCAGCGGCTAATACTACTAAATACTTATCGTCACCATCTGTACACTTAAGTTTTTCTACAACTGAGAATACTACAAAGACTTATGATTGGTTATATGAAGAAATTGTAGTTCCAGAAGGATATGATCCAACAGCTTCGTACTATATGTCGTTAGGATTTTATGCTGGATATATGGGTATTCAAACGAACTCAGATACAGAGAGAAGAGTATTGTTTTCTGTTTGGGATATTGTAGATACTGATAAATGGCCTAACGCTCCGAAAGAAGCTTTAGTTAGTCTTGTTGACAAAGCAGAGTATACTCAAGCTAATGGTTTTGGTAATGAAGGAACAGGAGGTCAATCGTATGTTGGCAAAGGCGATGTTAATACTTGGAAGACAGGTAAACCTGTGAAATTCTTAATGAACAATCGTCGTGTTGAGGGTATAATTTCTCCCGAAACTATAAAAGATGTTGCAAATAAAGGAGATAGTATCAAACATTCTATTATATCTGCATGGTATGATGCCGGAGAAGGTTGGCGCTATATAGCTTCTTGGAGAACCCCAAGAAAGCCTAATGATAAGGTTACTTTTGATGGATTTTATTCTTTCTTAGAGAACTATGGTTTTAGAAATGGACAAATCCCAAGAAAGGCTTACTACTATAATGCTTACGCTAAAGAATTAGGAATAGATGGAGAGTGGAAACACTTAAATAAAGTTTCGTACAGTAACACTGATGGTGCCGAAGGTCAGAGAATTGACTTCGAACAAGGTGTTGCTCCTGAAGACCCAACTAAGTTTTATATGTTATCGGGCGGTTATGGCAAAACTGTTAAACAAGCTAAGAATACAGTTGATTACGTGCCTGTGCAAAACTTTGAAACTCTTAAAAATTTAGACTTAACTCCTTTTGCTGAGCGAGTAACTCAAGCTCTCGAAACTGAGGCATTAAGAAATAATCTGACTTTTATTGATAAATCGGAATGGAAAGTTACTGCTAAATCTTCGGAAGAAACTACGGGTGAAAGTAGCGGTGCTAACGGTTTAGCTAAGTATATAATCGATGGAAATGATGATACTTATTGGCACTCTCAATGGCAAGGGGCAACAGCGCAATTCCCTCATTGGTTTGAAATTGATATGGCGGAAGAAAGAGATATTAGAGGTTTCAAATTTCTATCGAGTGTAGGAGAATCGAGATACCCTAAAAATACAATAATCAAAATGAAAGCTAACACAGGCGATGCTTGGACAACAGTTTGGGAAGGAACGATGCCTCTATCTCCCGAATTATTAATTCTTGACACTCCAGTAACTGGCTATCGTTATATGAGATTAGAAATTACTAATGGGTACTCAGGAGGAACTTTTACGAGACTTAACGAAATATACGCATTTTAA
- a CDS encoding thiamine kinase-like enzyme (product_source=COG0510; cath_funfam=3.90.1200.10; cog=COG0510; pfam=PF01636; superfamily=56112), translated as MDNTKNIVKQFALEAEVENIRPLKIGFINDSFIVDTKGEGAPSYFLQKINHNIFKDVAGLQRNIQLVTDHLRMKLKERGIEDVSRRVLKLVPTKDGALFYKDENGEYWRVYINIERTKSYDAVTPESAETAGVAFGDFQCMLSDIDTTQLIETIPNFHNMEFRLEEFREAVKNNAAGRLEATQWMVDEIEKRAEEMCAPERMFREGKLAKRINHCDTKVNNMLFDENDEVICIVDLDTVMPGFVLSDFGDFMRTAANTGAEDDANLDNINVNLEIFEAYTKGYLSKASFLTDVELNNLAFGAKLLSYMQTTRFFTDYLNGDTYYKIQSPEHNWQRTKAQFKLLQSQEENFDKMKAIVEKYK; from the coding sequence ATGGATAACACAAAAAATATTGTAAAGCAATTTGCTCTTGAGGCAGAAGTGGAAAACATTCGTCCTTTGAAAATAGGATTTATTAATGATTCTTTTATTGTTGATACTAAAGGAGAGGGTGCTCCATCTTATTTTCTTCAAAAGATTAACCATAACATTTTCAAAGATGTTGCAGGTCTTCAACGTAATATACAGTTGGTAACAGATCATCTTCGTATGAAGTTGAAAGAAAGAGGAATAGAAGATGTTAGCCGTCGTGTACTTAAATTAGTGCCTACTAAAGATGGTGCTTTGTTTTATAAAGATGAAAATGGTGAGTACTGGCGTGTGTATATCAATATTGAAAGAACTAAAAGTTATGATGCTGTAACTCCCGAATCGGCAGAAACAGCGGGTGTGGCTTTTGGGGATTTTCAATGTATGTTGTCAGACATTGATACTACTCAATTAATCGAAACTATACCTAACTTCCATAATATGGAATTTCGTTTAGAAGAATTTCGTGAAGCAGTAAAAAACAATGCAGCTGGTCGTCTTGAAGCAACTCAGTGGATGGTAGACGAGATAGAAAAACGTGCAGAAGAAATGTGCGCTCCTGAACGTATGTTCCGTGAAGGAAAGTTAGCTAAACGTATCAATCACTGCGACACTAAGGTAAACAATATGTTGTTCGACGAAAACGACGAGGTTATCTGTATTGTAGACTTAGACACTGTTATGCCAGGATTTGTATTGTCTGACTTTGGTGACTTTATGAGAACTGCTGCTAACACTGGTGCTGAAGATGATGCAAATCTTGATAACATAAACGTAAACTTAGAAATATTTGAAGCTTACACTAAAGGTTATCTTTCTAAAGCATCTTTCTTGACAGATGTTGAACTTAATAACTTAGCTTTTGGAGCAAAACTATTAAGCTATATGCAAACTACTCGTTTCTTTACCGACTACTTGAATGGAGATACGTACTATAAAATTCAGTCGCCAGAACATAACTGGCAACGCACTAAAGCTCAATTCAAGCTTCTTCAAAGTCAAGAAGAAAATTTTGACAAGATGAAGGCTATAGTAGAAAAATATAAATAA
- a CDS encoding thiol-disulfide isomerase/thioredoxin/chaperonin cofactor prefoldin (product_source=COG0526/COG1382; cath_funfam=3.40.30.10; cog=COG0526,COG1382; pfam=PF08534; superfamily=118001,140478,52833) encodes MALLLFFNTIMNTKYNKYLILSILFAFTFSISDAFSQMPEKYIGNWINEKNNNWEYGFFEDFVIFNCDYWTYESVKVDNKGKLLVTLQKESEKLELKISTTDDKHIKIKSGKGKDEKFVLMEKEYPNYKNKDLMSFPTPVFRSDSATIIGYFRNMDKIPEIFADRLSSSTFTVAVPNFLQREEVDYSTTIDSSGRFKITFPIIDSNELFVDWQRTNLQVVVEPGDVLFLYVDMNDFVPLREDGGFEGYFNRSKQVLFMGNNARVNNEIIRYKSSNIHIDREGFKDVSDMEYLYAVEDVYNRRMQVLNEYIEHNPNVSEKFKFYNKEKERYKFASDLMQRRFNSYSKKDKSLQEGYVEYVEKNIPLDNEVVYSLIRDFCSFLSDYIGYKESIQSNMSNIFDNIEERLSDNNNLTDELKELLAKHRKLSAKIELTDNKEQLAQELNAINKQLFSNKIFLDAADELTAETLFDLEIADSLIENPNLRELWAANRYYYWFDNIRKPLSTYQQNIFKEKVSNPFLYNYINDIQNHYVDIVNSDIYYEASLKNVDHLNDCQDADKLFEELIKDYKGKVIYVDFWGTWCGPCRENMKIAKEEIKEQFKDKDVVFMYFANRSTEISWKNFIKELNLTGENIVHYRLPAAQQAIIEQKFSITSFPTYMLINKNGNVVNTNAEPPRNRGEVIKQISELL; translated from the coding sequence ATGGCACTCCTCCTTTTTTTCAATACAATTATGAATACTAAATACAACAAATATCTAATACTATCTATTTTATTTGCATTTACATTCTCTATTTCAGATGCTTTCAGTCAAATGCCTGAAAAATATATAGGTAATTGGATAAACGAAAAAAACAATAATTGGGAATATGGCTTCTTTGAAGATTTTGTTATTTTCAATTGTGATTATTGGACTTATGAGTCTGTCAAAGTTGATAATAAAGGGAAATTGCTTGTTACTCTACAGAAAGAGAGCGAAAAATTAGAATTGAAAATCTCTACCACTGATGATAAGCATATTAAGATAAAGTCGGGTAAAGGGAAAGACGAAAAGTTTGTTCTTATGGAAAAGGAATATCCCAATTACAAAAATAAAGACCTAATGTCTTTTCCAACTCCTGTATTCCGTTCAGATTCAGCAACCATTATCGGTTATTTTAGAAATATGGATAAAATTCCAGAAATATTTGCTGATAGACTAAGCTCATCTACATTTACCGTTGCAGTTCCTAATTTTCTACAAAGAGAAGAAGTTGATTACTCTACAACTATTGACTCTTCTGGTAGATTCAAAATAACATTCCCAATAATAGATTCTAATGAATTATTTGTTGATTGGCAGCGTACAAATCTTCAAGTTGTAGTAGAGCCTGGCGATGTTCTTTTCTTGTATGTAGATATGAACGACTTTGTTCCTCTGCGTGAAGATGGTGGATTTGAGGGTTACTTTAATCGCTCGAAGCAAGTTCTTTTTATGGGGAATAATGCAAGAGTTAATAACGAAATTATTAGATACAAAAGTTCTAATATCCACATAGATAGAGAAGGGTTTAAAGATGTAAGCGATATGGAATATTTGTACGCAGTAGAAGATGTGTACAATAGACGAATGCAAGTTCTAAATGAATATATAGAGCATAATCCAAACGTTTCAGAAAAGTTTAAGTTTTACAATAAGGAAAAAGAAAGATATAAATTTGCATCTGATTTAATGCAGCGTCGCTTTAATTCATATAGCAAAAAAGATAAAAGCCTTCAGGAGGGATATGTTGAATATGTTGAAAAAAATATCCCCTTAGATAACGAAGTTGTTTATTCTTTAATTCGTGATTTTTGTTCTTTTTTAAGCGATTACATTGGATATAAGGAAAGCATACAGTCTAATATGAGTAATATTTTTGATAATATTGAAGAACGATTATCAGATAATAATAATCTAACAGATGAACTAAAAGAGTTGCTTGCAAAGCATCGCAAATTGAGTGCGAAAATTGAATTAACAGACAACAAAGAACAATTAGCTCAAGAACTAAATGCTATAAATAAACAGTTATTCTCTAACAAAATATTTTTAGATGCAGCTGATGAACTAACCGCAGAAACATTGTTCGATTTAGAGATTGCTGATTCTCTTATCGAAAACCCTAATTTGCGAGAATTGTGGGCGGCAAACAGATATTATTATTGGTTCGATAATATTAGAAAACCATTGTCGACGTATCAACAAAATATCTTCAAAGAAAAGGTAAGTAATCCTTTTCTATACAACTATATAAACGATATTCAAAATCATTACGTAGATATTGTAAATAGTGATATTTATTATGAAGCAAGTCTTAAAAATGTAGATCATTTGAACGACTGTCAAGATGCTGATAAGTTATTTGAAGAGCTGATAAAAGATTATAAAGGTAAAGTTATTTATGTTGATTTCTGGGGAACTTGGTGTGGTCCTTGTCGTGAAAATATGAAAATAGCTAAAGAAGAGATAAAAGAACAGTTCAAAGATAAAGATGTTGTTTTTATGTATTTCGCAAATCGCTCTACTGAAATTTCGTGGAAAAACTTTATTAAAGAATTAAATCTAACTGGTGAGAATATTGTGCATTATCGCCTGCCAGCAGCACAGCAAGCAATAATCGAACAAAAGTTCTCTATAACAAGCTTTCCTACTTATATGTTAATCAACAAAAATGGAAACGTTGTTAATACAAATGCCGAACCTCCTCGTAATAGAGGTGAAGTGATAAAACAAATTAGTGAATTGTTGTAG
- a CDS encoding putative AlkP superfamily pyrophosphatase or phosphodiesterase (product_source=COG1524; cath_funfam=3.40.720.10; cleavage_site_network=SignalP-noTM; cog=COG1524; pfam=PF01663; superfamily=53649), translating into MKIFKLTFIALFACLFMACNQGSGEKTSADWKAQHVVLIGLDGWTASSLKQADMPNVKEMMQNGSYTLKKRSALPSSSAINWASMFMGAGPELHGYTTWGSTSPELDPREITHYGMFPSVWGLLRDQYPDSKIGYFYEWGGLRYLAEMKAMSVEMQSSVPEDSEITKTEQTIINGCNYIKEAKPNFIGILVDEPDHIGHSKGFDSIPYIDLLPLLDKYVGQIVDAVKEAGIYDETIFIVTSDHGGIHKNHGGKTMNEMETPFIVCGKGVKKNYEFTESMMQYDVASTIAYMFNIEQPQVWIGRPMSQIFE; encoded by the coding sequence ATGAAAATTTTCAAGTTAACATTTATCGCCCTTTTTGCCTGTTTATTTATGGCGTGTAATCAGGGCTCGGGAGAGAAAACTTCTGCCGACTGGAAAGCTCAGCACGTAGTTTTGATAGGTTTAGATGGCTGGACGGCTTCAAGTCTTAAACAAGCTGATATGCCTAATGTGAAAGAAATGATGCAAAACGGTTCTTATACTCTTAAAAAACGTTCGGCATTACCTTCTTCAAGTGCTATTAATTGGGCATCTATGTTTATGGGTGCTGGTCCTGAATTACACGGATATACTACTTGGGGTTCTACATCTCCCGAATTAGATCCTCGAGAAATAACACATTATGGAATGTTCCCAAGTGTATGGGGATTGTTGCGAGACCAATATCCCGATTCAAAGATTGGTTATTTTTATGAATGGGGAGGTTTAAGATATTTAGCTGAGATGAAAGCAATGAGTGTAGAAATGCAAAGCTCAGTGCCGGAAGACAGTGAAATAACAAAAACAGAGCAAACTATCATTAATGGTTGCAACTACATAAAAGAAGCTAAGCCTAATTTTATAGGAATACTTGTAGATGAACCAGACCATATTGGACACTCTAAAGGCTTTGATAGCATACCTTATATTGATTTACTACCTTTGTTAGACAAGTATGTTGGTCAGATTGTTGATGCTGTAAAAGAAGCTGGAATTTACGACGAAACAATTTTTATTGTTACTTCAGACCACGGAGGTATTCACAAAAATCATGGAGGCAAAACTATGAACGAAATGGAAACACCATTCATAGTATGTGGTAAAGGTGTAAAGAAAAACTATGAGTTCACAGAGAGTATGATGCAATACGACGTTGCTTCAACTATTGCTTATATGTTTAATATTGAACAACCTCAAGTATGGATTGGTAGACCTATGAGTCAGATATTTGAGTGA
- a CDS encoding asparaginyl-tRNA synthetase (product_source=KO:K01893; cath_funfam=2.40.50.140,3.30.930.10; cog=COG0017; ko=KO:K01893; pfam=PF00152,PF01336; superfamily=50249,55681; tigrfam=TIGR00457): MKRTKIVDLLSTSEFNKEVCVKGWVRTRRGNKHVAFIALNDGSTINNIQVVVDIEKFGDDFLKPITTGACIRANGLLVESQGQGQSAEIQATDIEIYGAADPATYPLQKKGHSLEFLREIAHLRPRTNTFGAVLRIRHHLAFAIHEYFNKQGFYYFHSPIITASDAEGAGSMFQVTTLDMDNTPKTEEGKIDYTKDFFGRSTNLTVSGQLEGELGAMALGGIYTFGPTFRAENSNTPRHLAEFWMIEPEVAFYDINDNMDLAEDFLKYVISYAMTHCKDDIAFLDKMYDNELIERLNFVVNNDFVRLTYTEGVEILEKSGKKFEFPVYWGADLQSEHERFLVEEHFKRPVILTDYPKEIKSFYMKQNEDGKTVRGMDVLFPRIGEIIGGSERESDYDKLMTRVNELNMSMDSLWWYLDTRRFGTAPHSGFGLGFERLVLFITGMTNIRDVIPFPRTPNNAEF; the protein is encoded by the coding sequence ATGAAAAGAACTAAGATAGTCGATTTATTAAGTACCTCCGAATTTAACAAAGAGGTTTGCGTTAAAGGTTGGGTAAGAACCCGACGCGGTAACAAACACGTAGCTTTTATTGCTCTTAATGATGGATCAACTATTAATAATATACAAGTAGTTGTAGATATTGAGAAGTTTGGCGACGATTTTCTTAAACCTATTACAACTGGAGCTTGTATAAGAGCAAACGGATTATTAGTAGAATCTCAAGGACAAGGACAATCGGCTGAGATACAAGCTACCGACATAGAAATATATGGAGCTGCTGACCCTGCTACTTACCCTCTTCAAAAGAAAGGACACTCGCTGGAATTTTTAAGAGAAATAGCACACCTTCGTCCTCGTACAAATACTTTCGGAGCTGTACTTCGTATTCGTCACCACTTAGCATTTGCTATTCACGAATACTTTAACAAACAAGGCTTTTATTATTTCCATAGTCCAATAATTACGGCTTCAGATGCTGAAGGTGCTGGTTCTATGTTTCAGGTTACAACCTTAGATATGGATAATACTCCTAAAACAGAAGAAGGAAAGATTGATTATACTAAAGACTTCTTTGGTCGTTCTACAAATCTTACTGTATCAGGACAATTGGAAGGTGAGCTTGGAGCTATGGCTTTAGGTGGTATTTACACTTTTGGACCAACGTTCCGTGCCGAGAACTCTAACACTCCTCGTCACCTTGCTGAGTTTTGGATGATAGAGCCCGAAGTTGCTTTCTATGATATCAACGACAATATGGATCTTGCTGAAGATTTCCTTAAATACGTTATATCGTATGCAATGACACACTGTAAAGATGATATTGCATTCCTTGATAAGATGTACGACAATGAACTTATTGAACGATTAAACTTTGTTGTAAATAACGATTTCGTGCGTCTAACCTATACTGAAGGAGTAGAAATATTAGAAAAGAGCGGCAAGAAATTTGAGTTCCCTGTTTATTGGGGTGCCGACTTACAATCGGAACACGAAAGATTTCTTGTGGAAGAACACTTCAAACGCCCTGTTATCTTAACCGACTATCCTAAAGAGATTAAGTCATTCTATATGAAACAAAACGAAGATGGTAAAACTGTTAGAGGAATGGACGTATTGTTCCCTCGCATAGGTGAAATCATCGGAGGTTCGGAGCGTGAGTCTGACTACGACAAACTTATGACTCGTGTTAACGAGCTTAATATGTCGATGGATAGCCTTTGGTGGTATTTAGATACTCGCCGTTTTGGTACTGCTCCTCACTCAGGTTTCGGTCTTGGTTTTGAAAGATTAGTATTGTTTATCACTGGTATGACTAACATTCGTGATGTTATACCTTTCCCAAGAACTCCAAACAACGCAGAGTTTTAA